The Tistrella mobilis genome window below encodes:
- a CDS encoding alkaline phosphatase D family protein codes for MSTNRSRHNPAVASAPIGRRSLIRAGAAGLALAGAARLLAASAASATPVAPVSRVALMSCIHQARPAPALDHVLAYDPQVAIFAGDNVYGDVTGPAMAELAAAYDLAGTRPALAALRSNRAVMPIWDDHDYGVNDGGADFPHKAAAKALFLKFWQIEAGDPRWMRPGLHHAAVFGPEGRRLQVILMDLRSFRTALHPAPQGTAIPGGGRYLPAGPGARMLGEDQWAWLADCFRQPAELRLVVSSVQLVADGHGWEGWSRMPDERARFWRLIRDTGAGGVVLLSGDRHLGAIYRRAAGPDGPPYPVTELTSSSVNLPNLAIVDEPGPNRLTPIWPLENWGRIDIDWWAGTIDLAVVDAGGIPRRRVSVSIAGIA; via the coding sequence GTGTCGACCAACCGGTCCCGTCATAATCCTGCGGTCGCCTCCGCCCCGATCGGGCGTCGCAGCCTGATCAGGGCCGGTGCGGCGGGGCTGGCCCTTGCCGGCGCGGCACGGCTGCTTGCGGCATCCGCCGCTTCTGCGACCCCCGTTGCGCCGGTCTCGCGCGTGGCCCTGATGTCCTGCATTCATCAGGCCCGGCCGGCACCGGCACTCGACCATGTTCTGGCCTATGACCCCCAGGTCGCGATCTTCGCCGGCGACAATGTCTATGGCGACGTCACCGGCCCTGCGATGGCGGAACTTGCCGCCGCCTATGACCTGGCCGGAACCCGGCCGGCACTGGCCGCTCTGCGCAGCAACCGCGCAGTGATGCCGATCTGGGACGATCACGACTATGGCGTGAACGACGGCGGCGCAGACTTCCCGCACAAGGCGGCTGCGAAGGCGCTTTTCCTGAAATTCTGGCAGATCGAGGCCGGCGATCCGCGGTGGATGCGGCCGGGGCTCCACCATGCCGCCGTCTTTGGGCCCGAGGGGCGCCGGCTGCAGGTGATCCTGATGGATCTGCGCAGCTTCCGTACCGCTCTGCATCCGGCCCCCCAGGGGACCGCCATCCCAGGTGGCGGCCGCTATCTGCCCGCCGGACCGGGAGCCCGTATGCTGGGCGAGGATCAATGGGCCTGGCTGGCCGATTGTTTCCGCCAGCCGGCAGAGCTCAGGCTTGTGGTCAGTTCGGTGCAGCTTGTGGCTGACGGTCATGGCTGGGAAGGCTGGTCGCGCATGCCGGACGAGCGGGCGCGGTTCTGGCGGCTGATCCGTGATACCGGTGCCGGCGGCGTGGTGCTGCTGTCGGGCGACCGGCATCTGGGGGCGATCTATCGCCGCGCGGCCGGGCCGGACGGGCCGCCCTATCCGGTGACGGAGCTGACGTCGAGCAGCGTCAATCTGCCCAATCTCGCGATCGTCGACGAGCCGGGACCGAACCGGCTGACGCCGATCTGGCCACTGGAAAACTGGGGCCGGATCGACATCGACTGGTGGGCGGGCACAATCGATCTGGCCGTGGTCGATGCCGGCGGCATCCCGCGGCGGCGGGTGAGCGTATCGATAGCCGGGATCGCCTGA
- a CDS encoding monovalent cation:proton antiporter-2 (CPA2) family protein, which yields MSQLGPLVDIVTALAAAVVIVPVSIRIGASPVLGYLATGLAVGPHGFGLVEEGPALHLFAEFGVVFLLFSIGLELSFERIRTMRRLALGLGAAQVVVTAAVIAAIGTALGLAPMTAGILGCALALSSTAVVLQLMVERGEQVTRIGRVAIAVLLFQDLAVVPMLAALPLLGAPGEDALMALGLAVVKAAVALAGISLAGRYLSQPAFRRIAALRNPDVFMGATLLVVLGTALLTALAGMSLALGAFLAGALLAGTAFRHQIEGDIEPVRGLFLGVFFLSVGMGIDLALVLRELPLVLGLTAGLILVKAAVLGGLARGFALPVSLSVRSGLLLAQGGEFAFVVMATAGSFGLIAPAEAAPIVAAVAFSMALTPLLDAAGRRLEQLLTPPVATPQTALGDEAADLEEHVLVLGFGRVGRTLAHVLENSRRPYLALDLDSERVTQGRGQGHNVFFGNGARRDVLRAAGIERATAVVVTIDNAGAAERAVRTIRHAAPGVQIIARAHDTRHADRLRVAGADRVLPETIEASLMLAAATLDAVGQSAEETEACLGQLRADGYAQLLPLIVGRNQDDGGSH from the coding sequence ATGAGCCAGCTCGGCCCGCTCGTCGACATCGTCACGGCACTTGCCGCCGCCGTGGTCATCGTGCCGGTGTCGATCCGTATCGGCGCCTCGCCGGTGCTGGGCTATCTGGCCACGGGCCTGGCGGTCGGCCCCCATGGCTTCGGCCTGGTCGAAGAGGGCCCGGCGCTGCATCTCTTCGCCGAATTTGGCGTGGTCTTCCTGCTGTTCTCGATCGGCCTCGAACTCTCTTTCGAACGCATCCGGACCATGCGGCGCCTGGCGCTGGGGCTGGGGGCCGCCCAGGTGGTGGTGACTGCCGCCGTCATCGCGGCGATCGGCACGGCGCTGGGCCTGGCGCCGATGACCGCGGGCATTCTGGGCTGCGCCCTCGCGCTCTCCTCCACCGCCGTGGTGCTGCAGTTGATGGTGGAGCGCGGTGAACAGGTCACCCGCATCGGCCGGGTCGCCATCGCCGTGCTGCTGTTCCAGGATCTGGCGGTGGTGCCGATGCTGGCGGCTCTTCCCCTGCTCGGTGCACCGGGAGAAGATGCCCTGATGGCGCTGGGCCTGGCGGTGGTCAAGGCGGCGGTGGCACTGGCCGGCATCTCGCTGGCCGGCCGCTATCTGTCGCAGCCGGCTTTCCGGCGGATCGCGGCGCTGCGCAACCCGGACGTCTTCATGGGGGCCACCCTGCTGGTGGTGCTGGGCACCGCTTTGCTGACCGCGCTTGCCGGCATGTCGCTGGCGCTCGGGGCCTTCCTGGCCGGCGCCCTGCTGGCCGGCACCGCCTTCCGGCACCAGATCGAAGGCGACATCGAGCCGGTACGCGGCCTGTTTCTGGGTGTGTTCTTCCTGTCGGTGGGCATGGGCATCGATCTGGCGCTGGTTCTGCGCGAACTGCCGCTGGTGCTGGGGCTGACCGCGGGGCTGATCCTGGTCAAGGCGGCGGTGCTGGGCGGCCTTGCCCGCGGCTTCGCCCTGCCGGTCTCTCTGTCGGTGCGATCAGGCCTGCTGCTCGCCCAGGGCGGCGAATTCGCTTTCGTGGTCATGGCGACCGCCGGCAGCTTCGGCCTGATCGCCCCGGCCGAAGCGGCGCCGATCGTGGCCGCCGTGGCCTTCTCCATGGCGCTGACGCCGCTTCTGGATGCCGCGGGCCGGCGGCTGGAACAGCTGCTCACCCCGCCCGTGGCGACGCCCCAGACGGCACTCGGCGACGAGGCCGCCGATCTTGAGGAACATGTGCTGGTGCTGGGCTTCGGCCGGGTCGGCCGGACTTTGGCCCATGTGCTGGAAAACAGCCGCCGCCCCTATCTGGCGCTCGATCTGGACAGCGAGCGGGTGACCCAGGGCCGCGGCCAGGGCCACAACGTCTTTTTCGGCAACGGCGCCCGCCGCGACGTGCTGCGCGCCGCCGGCATCGAACGCGCCACGGCCGTGGTGGTGACCATCGACAATGCCGGCGCGGCCGAGCGTGCGGTCAGGACCATCCGCCATGCCGCGCCGGGGGTGCAGATCATCGCCCGCGCCCACGACACCCGCCACGCCGATCGGCTGCGTGTCGCCGGCGCCGATCGCGTGTTGCCCGAGACCATCGAGGCGAGCCTGATGCTCGCTGCCGCGACCCTCGACGCCGTCGGCCAGTCTGCCGAGGAAACAGAAGCCTGTCTCGGCCAGCTCAGGGCCGACGGCTACGCCCAATTGCTGCCGTTGATCGTCGGCCGCAATCAGGACGACGGCGGCAGCCACTGA
- a CDS encoding carbonic anhydrase: MNALEKVIDGFRRFRDDAMQTRPEFFEKLARQQTPKVMVIGCCDSRVDPAIITSADPGDLFILRNVANLVPPFEPDGARHGTSAALEFAVDGLKVEHIVVMGHAGCGGIRALLQRDPTQPSTDFIDVWMSQIDGVREQVLHDHAHVDAHEHQHLCELESIKVSLKNLATFPWIAERLEQGTLQLHGWYYDIGRAQLMAYDAESDDFKPV, encoded by the coding sequence TTGAACGCGCTCGAGAAGGTGATCGACGGCTTTCGCCGCTTTCGCGACGATGCCATGCAGACCCGGCCGGAGTTCTTCGAAAAGCTGGCCCGCCAGCAGACCCCCAAGGTCATGGTGATCGGCTGTTGTGACAGTCGCGTCGATCCCGCGATCATCACCTCCGCCGATCCGGGCGATCTGTTCATTCTGCGCAACGTGGCCAATCTGGTGCCGCCCTTCGAGCCCGACGGCGCCCGCCACGGCACTTCGGCGGCGCTGGAATTCGCGGTCGACGGGCTGAAGGTCGAACACATCGTGGTGATGGGCCATGCCGGCTGTGGCGGCATCCGGGCCCTGCTGCAGCGCGATCCGACCCAGCCCAGCACCGATTTCATCGACGTCTGGATGTCGCAGATCGACGGCGTGCGTGAGCAGGTGCTGCATGATCACGCCCATGTCGATGCCCACGAGCACCAGCATCTCTGCGAACTCGAATCGATCAAGGTGTCGCTGAAGAACCTCGCCACCTTCCCCTGGATCGCCGAGCGGCTGGAGCAGGGGACGCTTCAGCTCCATGGCTGGTATTACGATATCGGCCGTGCTCAGCTGATGGCGTATGACGCCGAAAGCGACGATTTCAAGCCGGTGTAA
- a CDS encoding glycerophosphodiester phosphodiesterase family protein, protein MSTSDAVSRPASRASLPAGFVIGHRGASGHAPENTLPAIRRAAELGAPMVEFDVKLTRSGVPVLLHDDRVERTTDGRGPAAGFELAALKALDAGAWFAPGFAGTRIPTLAEAVAVLTETGLDANVEIKPCPHREAETAAVVAEELRRLWPAGKRPPLLSSFEMASLRTALSVAPELPRALLFEGLPAPRTLEALVGELRPAALHLWERVIDKGLVAWARMRGLDLRAWTVNDPARAAYLHALGVTAVFTDFPDRMLSGAG, encoded by the coding sequence ATGAGCACATCCGACGCCGTGTCCCGTCCTGCTTCACGCGCCAGCCTGCCCGCCGGCTTCGTCATCGGCCATCGCGGCGCAAGCGGTCATGCGCCCGAGAACACGCTGCCGGCGATCCGCCGCGCGGCGGAGCTGGGTGCGCCGATGGTGGAATTCGACGTGAAGCTCACCCGTTCCGGCGTGCCGGTGCTGCTCCATGACGACCGGGTGGAGCGAACCACCGACGGCCGCGGCCCGGCTGCGGGCTTCGAGCTGGCGGCGCTCAAGGCACTGGATGCCGGCGCCTGGTTCGCGCCCGGTTTCGCCGGCACCCGCATTCCGACCCTGGCCGAGGCCGTGGCGGTGCTCACCGAAACTGGTCTCGATGCCAATGTCGAGATCAAGCCCTGCCCTCATCGTGAGGCCGAAACCGCGGCGGTGGTGGCAGAGGAGCTGCGCCGGCTCTGGCCGGCAGGCAAGCGGCCGCCGCTGCTCTCTTCCTTCGAGATGGCCTCGCTCCGCACCGCGCTGAGCGTCGCCCCCGAACTGCCGCGGGCCCTGCTGTTCGAAGGCCTGCCCGCCCCCCGCACCCTGGAGGCGCTGGTGGGGGAGCTGCGCCCCGCCGCCCTGCATCTGTGGGAGCGGGTGATCGACAAAGGCCTTGTGGCCTGGGCGCGCATGCGCGGCCTCGACCTCAGGGCCTGGACGGTCAACGACCCCGCCCGCGCCGCATATCTGCACGCCCTTGGCGTCACCGCCGTGTTCACCGATTTCCCCGACCGGATGCTGTCCGGGGCAGGCTGA
- the ugpB gene encoding sn-glycerol-3-phosphate ABC transporter substrate-binding protein UgpB, with product MNKTWIVAAAVAASFTVGGFAGAADAATKVEWWHAMGGELGQKVEQIAKDFNAGQSDYEIVPVYKGNYAETMTGAIAAFRAGQQPAIVQVFEVGTATMMAAKGAVKPVYEVMEEAGEPFDPKAYLQAVTGYYSTTDGRMLSMPFNSSTTVMYVNLDAAKKVGIDYKTDLATWEQVGDYIKKAQAAGYTCGLTTGWPSWAQLENFSAWHNLPFATKQNGFGGFDTELAFNGPVQVKHLETLGEWQKTKAFDYGGRRSDARPKFISGECVLYIDSSASLAGIRNGVKDFTFGVTMLPYWKSAVEKPQNSIIGGASLWVLNGKPAEEYKGVAKFFSYLSSPEVQADWHLFTGYLPITNAAYEYAKKQGAYEKTPDAEVSILQMNLNPPTENSKGLRLGNFVQIRDVIEEEMEQVFAGKKTAKAALDDAKARGDELLRRFERTAGN from the coding sequence ATGAACAAGACCTGGATCGTTGCCGCGGCCGTGGCCGCCAGCTTCACCGTCGGCGGTTTCGCCGGCGCCGCCGATGCCGCCACCAAGGTGGAATGGTGGCATGCCATGGGCGGTGAGCTTGGCCAGAAGGTCGAGCAGATCGCCAAGGACTTCAACGCCGGCCAGTCGGATTACGAGATCGTCCCGGTCTACAAGGGCAATTATGCCGAAACCATGACCGGCGCGATCGCCGCCTTCCGCGCCGGCCAGCAGCCCGCGATCGTGCAGGTCTTCGAGGTCGGCACCGCCACCATGATGGCGGCCAAGGGTGCCGTGAAGCCGGTTTACGAGGTGATGGAAGAGGCCGGCGAGCCCTTCGATCCCAAGGCCTATCTCCAGGCGGTGACCGGCTATTACAGCACCACCGACGGCCGCATGCTGTCGATGCCGTTCAACAGCTCGACGACGGTCATGTATGTCAATCTCGACGCCGCGAAGAAGGTCGGCATCGACTACAAGACCGATCTCGCCACCTGGGAACAGGTCGGCGACTACATCAAGAAGGCGCAGGCGGCGGGCTATACCTGCGGCCTGACCACCGGCTGGCCGTCCTGGGCCCAGCTTGAGAACTTCTCGGCCTGGCACAACCTGCCCTTCGCCACGAAGCAGAATGGTTTCGGCGGCTTCGACACCGAACTGGCCTTCAACGGCCCGGTGCAGGTGAAGCATCTGGAGACGCTGGGTGAATGGCAGAAGACCAAGGCCTTCGACTATGGCGGACGCCGCAGCGATGCACGCCCGAAGTTCATCTCGGGCGAATGCGTGCTCTATATCGACAGCTCCGCGTCACTCGCCGGCATCCGTAATGGCGTCAAGGACTTCACCTTCGGCGTGACCATGTTGCCCTACTGGAAGAGCGCGGTCGAAAAGCCCCAGAACTCGATCATCGGCGGCGCCAGCCTCTGGGTGCTGAACGGCAAGCCGGCCGAAGAGTACAAGGGCGTCGCGAAGTTCTTCAGCTACCTGTCGTCGCCCGAGGTTCAGGCCGACTGGCACCTGTTCACCGGCTATCTGCCGATCACCAATGCGGCCTATGAATATGCCAAGAAGCAGGGGGCCTACGAGAAGACCCCGGATGCCGAGGTCTCGATCCTGCAGATGAACCTCAACCCGCCGACCGAGAACTCGAAGGGCCTGCGTCTCGGTAACTTCGTCCAGATCCGCGACGTGATCGAGGAAGAGATGGAGCAGGTCTTCGCCGGCAAGAAGACCGCCAAGGCCGCGCTCGACGACGCCAAGGCGCGTGGCGACGAGCTGCTGCGCCGGTTCGAGCGGACCGCCGGCAACTGA
- the ugpA gene encoding sn-glycerol-3-phosphate ABC transporter permease UgpA, with protein MATRSLFRGRALPLALVAPQIAITLIFFVWPAAQALKQSMLIEDAFGFGSEFVWFENFESVLTDPGYHNAIAVTALFSIGVMLVSLSLGLLLAALVDGVTSRRAGAVYRAISVAPYAIAPAVAGALWFFIFNPTVGIVTHWLSQVGIDWNHVRNGDQALLLVILAAAWKQIAYNFVFFLAGLQSIPRSLIEAAAIDGAGPGRRFVSIVLPLLSPTAFFLMVVNVTYAFFDTFPVIHAVTQGGPGNATETLVYKVFRDGFIGLDLGRSAAQSVILMVVVAAMTVVQFRWVERKVHY; from the coding sequence ATGGCCACCCGCTCGCTCTTTCGCGGCAGAGCCCTGCCGCTTGCCCTGGTCGCGCCCCAGATCGCCATCACCCTGATCTTCTTCGTCTGGCCTGCGGCCCAGGCGCTGAAACAGTCGATGCTGATCGAGGACGCCTTCGGCTTCGGCTCGGAATTCGTCTGGTTCGAGAATTTCGAAAGCGTGCTGACCGATCCCGGCTATCACAACGCGATCGCGGTTACGGCGCTGTTCAGCATCGGCGTGATGCTGGTCTCGCTGAGCCTGGGTCTGCTGCTGGCGGCGCTGGTCGACGGGGTCACCTCACGACGGGCCGGTGCCGTCTACAGGGCGATCTCGGTCGCCCCCTATGCCATTGCCCCGGCGGTTGCCGGCGCGCTCTGGTTCTTCATCTTCAACCCCACGGTCGGCATCGTCACCCACTGGCTGAGCCAGGTCGGCATCGACTGGAACCATGTCCGCAACGGCGATCAGGCCCTGCTGCTGGTGATCCTCGCCGCGGCCTGGAAGCAGATCGCCTATAATTTCGTGTTTTTCCTGGCCGGGTTGCAATCCATCCCCCGCTCGCTGATCGAGGCGGCGGCGATCGATGGCGCCGGACCCGGGCGGCGCTTCGTCAGCATCGTTCTGCCCCTGCTCTCGCCCACCGCCTTCTTCCTGATGGTGGTGAACGTGACCTATGCCTTCTTCGACACCTTCCCGGTGATTCACGCGGTCACCCAGGGCGGTCCCGGCAATGCCACCGAAACCCTGGTCTACAAGGTGTTCCGCGACGGCTTCATCGGCCTCGATCTCGGCCGGTCGGCGGCACAGTCGGTGATCCTGATGGTGGTGGTCGCCGCCATGACCGTGGTCCAGTTCCGCTGGGTCGAACGCAAGGTCCATTACTGA
- the ugpE gene encoding sn-glycerol-3-phosphate ABC transporter permease UgpE → MVEGGTRSRLVRHALICGLLAAIVFPVYIAFVTSTHEASTMLQGVIPLLPGPDLVPTYARVLATGIPTFGDLPVATMMLNSLVMALGIAIGKIVISLLSAYAIVFFRFPLRMLWFWMIFATLMLPVEVRIVPTFQVVSDLGLLNSFGGLIVPLLASATATFLFRQFFLTIPDELVEAARVDGAGPIRFLVDVILPLSRTNIAALFVIMFAYGWNQYLWPLIVTTDPQMTTMLIGIQRALSGSDELTPWNLVMAMSLLALLPPLAVVLGMQRWFVKGLVDAEK, encoded by the coding sequence ATGGTCGAAGGCGGCACCCGCTCGCGTCTCGTCCGTCATGCCCTGATCTGCGGCCTGCTCGCCGCGATCGTCTTTCCGGTCTACATCGCCTTCGTCACCTCGACCCACGAGGCCTCGACGATGCTGCAGGGCGTGATCCCGCTCCTGCCCGGCCCCGATCTGGTCCCGACCTATGCCCGCGTGCTCGCCACCGGCATCCCGACCTTCGGCGACCTGCCGGTTGCGACCATGATGCTGAACTCGCTGGTCATGGCGCTCGGCATCGCCATCGGCAAGATCGTGATCTCCCTGCTGTCGGCCTATGCGATCGTCTTCTTCCGCTTCCCGCTCCGGATGCTGTGGTTCTGGATGATCTTCGCCACCCTGATGCTGCCGGTGGAAGTCAGGATCGTGCCGACCTTCCAGGTGGTGTCGGATCTGGGCCTGCTGAACAGTTTCGGCGGGCTGATCGTACCGCTGCTCGCCTCTGCCACCGCCACCTTCCTGTTCCGGCAGTTCTTCCTGACCATCCCCGACGAGCTGGTCGAGGCCGCACGCGTCGACGGCGCCGGACCGATCCGCTTCCTGGTCGACGTGATCCTGCCGCTCTCGCGCACCAATATCGCAGCGCTGTTCGTGATCATGTTCGCCTATGGCTGGAATCAGTATCTCTGGCCGCTGATCGTGACCACCGACCCGCAGATGACCACGATGCTGATCGGCATCCAGCGCGCGCTGTCCGGCAGCGACGAGCTGACCCCCTGGAACCTGGTGATGGCGATGAGCCTGCTCGCCCTGCTGCCGCCGCTCGCGGTCGTGCTCGGCATGCAGCGCTGGTTCGTCAAGGGCCTGGTCGACGCAGAGAAGTAG
- the ugpC gene encoding sn-glycerol-3-phosphate ABC transporter ATP-binding protein UgpC — MSTLTLADLRKSYADTPVIHGVDLDVADGEFVVLVGPSGCGKSTLLRMVAGLETVTAGRILIDGRVVNELEPRDRDIAMVFQNYALYPHMTVFQNMAYGLKIRGMAKADIRRRVDEAAAMLGLGALLDRRPAALSGGQRQRVAMGRAIVREPKLFLFDEPLSNLDAKLRVQMRLEIKRLHQRLGVTSLYVTHDQVEAMTLADRLVVMNGGRAEQIGRPLDLYLRPATRFVAGFIGSPAMNFMPAALAADAILVEGDRPIRVDPAALGLEGLTGMAGTGAVLGLRPEDLHRPGASALAGAPVLEMGLEVMAVEPLGADTLIHGRPTAPCGTALADAAGEARGLVTARLAGAVETAPGAHMALQARLDRLHVFGGDGRRLGA, encoded by the coding sequence ATGAGCACGCTGACCCTGGCCGATCTGCGCAAATCCTATGCCGACACCCCGGTCATCCATGGTGTCGATCTCGATGTCGCCGATGGCGAATTCGTGGTGCTGGTCGGGCCGTCCGGCTGCGGCAAGTCCACTTTGCTGCGCATGGTGGCGGGTCTGGAGACGGTCACTGCCGGCCGGATCCTGATCGACGGCCGGGTGGTCAACGAGCTGGAGCCCCGGGATCGCGACATCGCGATGGTGTTCCAGAACTACGCGCTCTACCCCCATATGACCGTGTTTCAGAACATGGCCTACGGGCTCAAGATCCGCGGCATGGCCAAGGCCGACATCCGTCGGCGGGTGGACGAGGCCGCCGCCATGCTGGGCCTGGGTGCCCTGCTCGACCGCCGGCCGGCTGCCCTGTCGGGCGGTCAGCGTCAGCGGGTCGCCATGGGCCGCGCCATCGTGCGCGAGCCGAAGCTCTTCCTGTTCGACGAGCCGCTGTCCAATCTGGATGCCAAGCTCCGGGTGCAGATGCGGCTGGAGATCAAGCGCCTGCATCAGCGCCTGGGCGTCACCAGCCTCTATGTCACCCATGATCAGGTGGAGGCGATGACCCTCGCCGACCGGCTGGTGGTGATGAATGGCGGGCGGGCGGAACAGATCGGCCGGCCGCTCGATCTTTATCTTCGGCCGGCCACCCGGTTCGTGGCCGGCTTCATCGGCTCCCCCGCCATGAACTTTATGCCGGCGGCGCTGGCCGCCGATGCAATTCTGGTTGAGGGCGACCGGCCGATCCGCGTCGATCCGGCAGCGCTCGGCCTTGAAGGTCTGACCGGTATGGCCGGGACCGGCGCCGTGCTGGGGCTCAGGCCTGAAGACCTGCATCGCCCCGGCGCCAGTGCACTTGCCGGTGCACCGGTGCTTGAAATGGGGCTGGAGGTGATGGCGGTAGAGCCGCTGGGGGCGGACACCCTGATCCACGGCCGGCCGACCGCGCCCTGCGGCACCGCGCTCGCCGATGCGGCGGGCGAGGCCCGTGGCCTCGTCACCGCCCGTCTCGCCGGTGCGGTCGAGACGGCGCCGGGCGCGCATATGGCCCTTCAGGCGCGGCTCGACCGGCTGCACGTCTTCGGCGGTGACGGCAGGCGCCTCGGCGCCTGA
- a CDS encoding mechanosensitive ion channel family protein, translating to MDQVTTEIDAVVAALSTLAVTYGMAVLGAIALLIGGWLIAGWLEKAVDRSLGRISHMDPTLRPFIASLVRYGILVLTVIIVLGQFGVQTASIIAVLGAAGLAIGLALQGTLSNVAAGIMLLFLRPFRIGDFIDAGGRAGSVINVNLFTTELKMADGVFMSLPNSQVWGQPITNYARNPVRRMDIVVGIAYDDDIDTAIEALSAVLAADERVLKDPAPQVMVTNLGESSVDITMRFNATIGDYWNLRWDMMKRAKLAVEAAGCSIPFPQRDLHLIAPKGVTVGLAPAGDGPAQAQPPVA from the coding sequence ATGGATCAGGTAACGACCGAAATCGATGCCGTGGTTGCGGCACTCAGCACGCTGGCGGTGACCTATGGCATGGCCGTCCTCGGCGCCATCGCCCTTCTGATCGGCGGCTGGCTGATCGCAGGCTGGCTGGAGAAGGCGGTGGATCGATCCCTCGGCCGGATCAGTCATATGGACCCGACGCTCCGGCCGTTCATCGCCAGCCTGGTGCGCTATGGCATCCTGGTCCTGACGGTGATCATCGTCCTCGGCCAGTTCGGGGTACAGACGGCCAGCATCATCGCCGTGCTCGGCGCCGCCGGCCTCGCCATCGGCCTGGCGCTGCAGGGCACGCTGTCGAATGTTGCAGCCGGAATCATGCTGCTCTTCCTCCGGCCGTTCCGGATCGGCGATTTCATCGACGCCGGCGGCCGCGCCGGCTCGGTGATCAACGTCAATCTGTTCACCACCGAACTGAAGATGGCGGACGGGGTGTTCATGAGCCTGCCCAACAGCCAGGTCTGGGGGCAGCCGATCACCAACTATGCCCGCAACCCGGTCCGGCGCATGGATATCGTGGTCGGTATCGCCTATGACGACGACATCGACACCGCGATCGAGGCGCTGTCGGCGGTTCTGGCCGCGGATGAGCGGGTGCTCAAGGATCCCGCTCCGCAGGTGATGGTCACCAATCTGGGTGAAAGCTCGGTCGACATCACCATGCGGTTCAACGCCACGATCGGTGACTACTGGAACCTGCGCTGGGACATGATGAAGCGCGCCAAGCTTGCGGTCGAGGCCGCCGGTTGCAGTATTCCGTTCCCGCAGCGCGACCTGCACCTCATCGCGCCGAAAGGCGTGACCGTGGGGCTTGCCCCGGCCGGAGACGGCCCGGCACAGGCCCAGCCGCCGGTCGCCTGA
- a CDS encoding TM2 domain-containing protein: protein MSRDEDFLRPEERRTSGTDQTVMMMRYDNEKKSALLAYLLWFFLGWFGVHRMYLGSWVSGLIMLALNGISAALVFLLVGYLGYALLALWLLLDLFLIPGMVRRRNEELIGRLTR, encoded by the coding sequence ATGAGCAGAGACGAAGATTTTCTCCGGCCGGAGGAACGCCGCACCAGCGGAACCGACCAGACGGTCATGATGATGCGCTACGACAACGAGAAGAAGAGTGCGCTGCTCGCCTATCTTCTCTGGTTCTTTCTGGGATGGTTCGGTGTACACCGGATGTATCTGGGATCCTGGGTCTCGGGGTTGATCATGCTGGCATTGAACGGCATATCTGCTGCGCTGGTGTTCTTGCTGGTCGGATATCTCGGTTACGCGCTGCTTGCGCTCTGGCTGTTGCTGGACCTGTTCCTGATTCCAGGCATGGTCCGTCGTCGTAACGAGGAGCTGATCGGTCGCCTGACCCGCTGA